AACCTGCGAACACCTATCTTTGAAACTCTTTTATGATTTCCTCTTTTAGATAATCATTGATATCTTTTGCGAGCCTAGGCTCTAAATTTCCGCTACCGTCCACGGGTAAAAAAGGACGAGCCGGGATATGGACGTTTCTATGCCTGCCGGCTCTGGCGGTGCCGAATTGATGCGTAAGCCCGTAAGCAAATCCGCCGCTTGAGCTATTGTTTGAGACCGTAACGCTCTTTGCGCTAGCTCTTACGACCCAATGCCCGGCAAGCGCCCCCGAAAGCACTAAAATTCTCCTACTGCCGCCCGCGCCAAATACGCTTAAAAAAGACTTCTTTTGCTTTTTTTCGTTTTTATAGTAGGCGTTTTGCCTGCCCCGTTTGACGTTTTTTATCCCGCCGCCCCCGAAATTTGCAAAGGCCGTAACCGACGATAACGGCTTCCATCTTTGCCCGAATGGACTCGTTTCGTTTTCAAAACTTTCCATTATGGAGTTTTTTATCATGCCGCCTATCGTGTTTAGCTTGCGCCGCATTCCCGCTTCATCCAGACTGGATTCTAGTGTTTTAAGCTTTCTTTGGATCTCTTCAAGGCCTTTTAATTCTACGGGCATCTTTATCCTTTTTTGTGGTATAATACGTCTAGAAATAGCCAAAGATGGCGTCAGTGAGTGTAGTACGAACGTGCCGCCCAAAAGGCGGAGCGGCTATCGCGGGTTCGACTCCCGCCTTTGGCTATTTTATCTTTATTATAGTTCCCTCTCTCAACTCTTTTTCAAACTCGCTTTTTAGTGTCTTGTCAAGTGTTATTACATAGTTGCTTTGCTTAAATTTATGGATTATCTTGCTGATTTCTATCGGGATCAAATTTATCTTGGTTTCGTCCTTGTCGTCGTCAAAAACGAATATTATATTTTTATGCTTTTCGCGAAGATCCGCGTAAGCCTTGGCTTCGTCATTTAGCACCGATACGATCTGCTTTATCTCCTCTACTCTAAAGGCGTGAGCATAGGCTTCTTTACGCTTAGGACTTGCGTGCGATAGGTGCTTTTTTGTTAATATTATGCCGCCGCTATTTACGTCCAGCCCTAAAATTTTACTTGCGGCATTTGCGATAGCTTCGCTCAAAAGCCCGACTTGCACCATATTTATGGGTGTTTTAGGATCGCCTTTGACGATGATTTGTTCTACGGCTTCATCAAGCCCGCTTTGCCATACGTATAGATTTCTTTTATGCTCGAGTTCGCCCAAAAAAGCCTTGGCATTTTCGTAGAAGTCCTCTGAAACGGCTTTGTCTTTTAGCTTTTCTACTTTGTCCGCAAATACCGCATCAAGATTATCCGTTTTGCCTACGTTATACGCCCAGTCCGGATGCGGCTCTACGCTCGGGATATTTTCGGTAACGCTCCAGCCTCTGCTTTTAAGCTCTTGCTTCGTGTAGGCTCTTGCTTTGCAGCGGCAGTTCCAAGCATTTGGCGGATAGTGCGTATCCCAAAACGGATGGTCTTTAGGCAAGACAACGCCGTGCAAGGCTCTATGCGAGGCTCTGGTTTTGCTATCGAGCACGGCAGTGTAGCGTAGAAACTCGGCGTCCGAGTTCATCGCCTCTTCGTATGCGCCCACGGCGTAAGCTACGCGCATATTGGTGTTATAGATATTTTTAAGCCTGCGAGATCCGACGTAAATTTGTTTGATTTCTCCGGTTTTGGGATCCTTGGCGTCTACGTTTCCAAGCCAGCCTTTTTTAGCGAGAGTGGGCAACAAACTTTTCTTCCACTCCTCAAACCCAAGTCCGTTTTCGGCCGCATACGCTAGGCTTTCTTGAACGTCTGAAAGTAAATCCAGCTTCGTGATCTTGGCTACGGTAAACGCCCTATGATGAGCGCCGTGCATGATCTCGTCGTAATCAAAATGCACTTCGGGGCGCTTTTGTCTGAGATATTCGACTACCTTTGCAGGCTCGGCATAAAAGTCAAATTTCACAACATGCCTTTTGACTTCGCGGTCCGGCAAAGCCGGCCCTTGCGATGAAGGGCTTCGCCCTTTCAAAACCCCTAAAGCCCTGCCTTGCGGCGGGTTCCCTTTTGTTCATTTTTAACTTAGCTTCGCGCCTGCTACTCACAACATCCCTTTTATATGCGCGTTTGCGATGATCTTCTCGAGCGTATCCTCGATAGCGTCAATATCCGCGCCGGGAAAAGCTTGCAGCATATTTTCATAAACTTCCTCGAAACTATCCGCGTTTTTAACGATATCCAAGATGGCTTTTTCTATCTGGGCCTCTTCGTCTTTGGTGTTTGCGCTAAAAGCCGCCTTATCTATCTCGTCAAGAAACAACCGCTTTTCTTTAGCGTTTTTTTCGAGTTTAAAATTTGAATTATTTACAGGCTCCGGCAGATCGAATTCTTTAGCCATATCTTTTGGGCTCATCTGGTAGCCCATAGGATGCAGGATGGATAGCACCTGCGCGCGCTGGAGTAGATCGCTATCCTTTTCTATCTGGATATTTAAATCGGCTTTTTTGCCGAACGTCTTATAAAAATTTTGCACTTCTCTGGCGGCAAATTTGACGTCGCCGGCGAGTATCTCTTTGCGGTTATAGTCGTGTACCTTGCTCATCGCAAAGCTGCCCGTCGAGCTAATGTTGGAGCTTAGCACGGAGCCGTTTATGACTTTCGCTATTTCGCCGTCGCAGTAGCGAACGAACTCCATAAAATCGGCCTGAGATCCGCGCCCCTCTAAAACCTTGACCGTATCGTTTGGTCCAAATACCCCGTATGAGCCGCTACGCAAGTTTTTAAATGCTTCGGCCATAAGCGAGATAACCTTTTCGTCTCCGCTGGCACTATTGCCGATAAGAGGCGGCACCCCTAAAAACTCGGTAAATTTAAGATACTGGCTTAGCACGTAGTGCTTGGCGTAGACTATCCATAAAACCTTTAGCAATACGGGCTTTGCCGTGATAGAGATATAAAAAGGGGGCTTAGCTACGACGTCCTTGCCTTTGACGTTTAGATGAGGCTTGTTTTCCTCAAATCGTATAAACTCCCGGTCCACTTTAGACACACCAAGCGACGCGTCGTCTTTTAAATATAACTCAATCAAGCTAAAACCGAAAACTCTAGCCTCGACGCTTGCTTTTATGAGCTCTTCTATGTTTTCATTCTCGTCTTCTCCCAGCGAGTGAGTAAAGAATTTGTTTGTGATAGACGATATTCTTTTTTCGCACTCGGCGCCCACGGAGCTATCTTTGTCTTCGATCAGGCTAAATACGGAAAACATCTCTTGCTGGTTTTTGGTTAGTAGCGCGGCTCTAATCTTGCCGCTTGAAAGCTCGCTATAGTTTTGAATATCGGTTTTTGAATAATCGCCTCTGGGCCGTAGCGACCCTAGCATATATTTTATCGCGTCCGTTTTTTTCACTTTATATCCTTTTCGTAAATTTGCGTTTTAAAACGTTTTTGCGCCTTTTTGGTAGTCTTACTCTACCTTAAACGGCTTTTGGCATTCTAAACGCTCTCTAACCGCCTTAAAATTGATTTTTATAAATCGGTTTCGGCTATGCTTTATCTATCGAGCAAATCCTTTAGAAACTTCTCCTTGTCTTTTTGCTTTTGAAGTATCGCATTAACCTTTTCGTAATCGAAATTCGGAACCTTTGCTATACGCCAAGCCATCTCAAGACTATCAAGCCCGTCGTCGTGAGCCGATTTTGGATACGTATCAAGCTCGTCTATAAAGATGAGCGAGTTTTTATCTATCAAAATTTGAGCGTTGTTTATCGGCGGAGTAAGGCTATCGATTCTTAGCTCTTTGGCTACCGAGTTTTTAAGCTCTACGATAGGCAGATAAATCCCTAGCTCGCGAGCTTTTTTATCAAGCATATCTTTGAAAAACTCTTGAAACTGGATCGTTTCTATGGCTATTTTTAGCGGGCGATTAAGCGCTAATATGCCTAGTGCCGCTTGAATTATTTTGTCTATCATAAGCTCTGGTTTTAGTTTGAGCATTTTTACGCTTGCGTAAAATTTGCCCGCCAAATACCCAAGCGTAGCAACCGAGAAATAATCACCCTTGCTTTTGCCAAGCGCCGGGTCTATGCCCATATAATACGCGTCGCAAACGGGCATAATATCAAAGGTTTCATAGCCACTAAAGCTCGTTTCTTCGCGGCTCAAAGGAGTGTTTTGGTATTCGGACATAAAGGCGGCTTTGGAGCTAATAAATTCATTCCAATACTTTGTCTTGCTTAGCGAGCTATCATCTAAAATAAACTCGCTCAAATCCGGCTTATCGGCGTCTATATTCGACGGAAACTCTCTAACCAAAGGATAGCTAAGCGTCTTAAAATCGCGCCTGGCTTCGATACGAAAAAGCAAGCTGTCGTAGTGTAAGGTAGTGCCTACGATGATGATATTATGAGTTTCGTCTCCCCTGGCGGGCAGCTTCATAATTGCCTTTTCAAACCAATTATAAAGCTTGTCGCGTTGAGCTTTGGTCTCTACGTTTTCGTCGTTCTCAAGGTCGTCGCCTATGATGAGATCGGGGCGAAATCCTCGCCAGTTTTCGCCTCTAATTTTCTTGCCCGATCCAAATACGCTAATCTTAAAAGGAGTATTTCCGCTATAAAAAACAATCTCCTCTTCCGTCCATTTATCGCCTTTTGCGATGCCGAAATCTTTTATAAAGAGCTCGTTTTCCTCAAATTCGTTTCTGATAAATTCAAGCGTCTTTTTGCTGAGCGTAATTGTGGCCGAGATGATGATGGCATTGCGTTTTTCTTGTTTAACCGCCGTTTTATAGATGGTATAAAGGCGCGATATTAAAGTAGTTTTTGCCGCGCCGCGGTAGGCCTTAAAGAGCAAATTTCTATTTTTGCGCGTTAGCTTGTCGGCGTTTTTGTAGAACTCTTTTCTAAAAAAGCTGGTTTCCGGAAAGCGCACGTGATGGCTAAAATAAATTTCTACCATCTGTAAAAAGCCGCTTTTGGCTCTACGTACGCGCTCTTCTTGTAAGGGGTCGCTTATACGTTTAAGCCCCTTCAGCTTTGCTCTTAAAGTTTCAACGTCGTTCATACCTTTTTACTCCGCAGCGGAGCCAAGCCCCGCTTTACGGGCGGAAGCGCAAGCGCTCCCTGCACCCACCTAAAGTTATATGTTTCGCTGCTCGCGAAACGATAATTAGCGTTTTTCATACCTTAAGCGTCCGTTGAAGTATAGCGTCGGCGTTTTGGGCTAAAAAGTCGGTTACGTGATCGTTTTTGCTTTTTTCGGCAAGGTCGGCTATTTCGCCGATCGCGTTTTGCACCGCCGATAAAATTTGAGCTTTTACGTCTGTTTTTAGGGGAGCTTTTAGGCGGTAGTACGCGCCGCTATACTCTTTGAGAATTTTTAGTCGTTTTTCGGGCTCCAACTCTTTGACCTCTTCAAAAGCGCGATCGAAGCTGTCTATAAGAGTGAGTATAAACTCTTCTTCGCTTTTTCTTATAGTCGCGACGTCTCTGCTTTTTGCTAGCGCTAAAGCGTCCCAGTCTACGCCCGCTGCCTTATCTTTGGCTTTTTTCTTATATATGGTTTGACGGGTCACGCCGTGGGTTTTAGCGATATCGGAAATCGAATAGCCCTTGATATACATATCTTTCATGTCAATATTTTTCATATATTTTTACTCCGCAGCGGAGCTAAGCCCCGCTTTATTTTACACCCATCGCTCGCATCGCTTACGCGATAAGCTTCGCTCATTCGCCTCCCGCACGGACGACGAGCAGTCGTCGTCCTCTGTCGGCGGTCGCTCACCCACCTAAAGTTATATGTTTCGCTGCTCGCGAAACGACAATTAATGTTTTTCATATAAACCAGCTCGTCTTTCGATCTAAATTTCTGCCCCCAATTTTATTTCGTAAAAAAATAAATTTCACTCTATATACCGCATATATAGAGTGAAATTATTTTTAAAAACCCATAAAATTAGCGCAAACGAAAGCAAAGCCGGTGCTTTGACAAAATCGGGAACCCGCGAAGCAGGGCTTTAGGGGTTTGCAAAGGGTGTCAGCCCTTGCCCGCAAAGGCGGACTTTGTTCGCCTGCGGAGTTATAAAAAGAAAGAAGGAGATATCGGTGGACGGCGTAAGAAGCAAAAACCTACTATCGCTAAATTATAAAGAAAACGAGCTCGTAAAGGTCTCGCCCGTCGGAGAGATAACGGGTCTTGACGGACGCGTATTTATGATCGACGGCGCCGCGCTACTAAAACGAATATCGTCAAACGGACTTCATATCCCGCTTGATGAAAACCACAGCTTCGGCGGCGCGCTTGGATGGTTTGACAAAGACAGTTTCGAGCTAAGAGACGACGGGATTTACGCAAAGCTAGAGCTAAATAAAAACGGAGCGGCCCTGGTAGGCGATAAAGTTTATAGGTATTTAAGCTCGGTCTACGATACCGACGGCAGATACGTAACGGGCCTTGATAGCGTCGGTCTCGTCAATAGGCCGAACATACTAAATAATACAATCAACTCAAAAGGAGAGAACATGAACGAACTCGAGGAGCTAAAAGCAAAATTTGAGGCCTTGCAAAAAGAGCTTGAAACGAGCAAAGCCGCAAACGAAACGCTAAAAGCGGAGCTTGCGGAAGCTAAAAAGCCCGCCGAGCAACCAAAGCAAGAAGAAAGTAAAGCAGGAAGCGAGGAAGCAAATAACGTCTCAAAGCAAATCGCCGAACTAGGCGCGAAAATAGCCAAGATGGAAGAAAATTTTAAAGGAATTTTTGGAAAGTCCGAGCTGGAGAAAAACGCAAAAGCGAACGCTTTAACGGATGAGCAAAGCAAGATAGCGCGGATGCTTGGACTTAGCGACGAAGAATATAAAGGAGGAATGAACTAATGGCGCACTTTGAGGAAACGGCGATCGGCTTTAAGGCGACTTTTCAAAAAACGTTTAACAATACCAAAAGCGATGCGGACGTACTATCTATGCGTATAGAGAGCACTGATTTAAGCGAGAAGTACGTATGGCTGGGCAACTTCCCTATGATGAAAGAGTGGGTCGGAGATAGGGATGTTAAGAAATTTAAGGACTACGGATACGCTTTAGAAAACGTGCCTTACGAGGCTACGGTAGAAGTGCCGGTTAACCACCTCGAATACGATAAGGTGGGAGTGTACAAGCCCGCGATCGAACAAATGGCATTTAACGCCAAAAAATTCGGCGCCGCTTTGACTGCAAAAATTTTGCTTAACGGCGAGGATACGACTAAGGGCAAATGCTACGACGGCAAGCCGTTTTTTAGTAACGCTCACGCCATGGGAACAAACACATACGCAAACGTAGGCACCGGAGCATTAACGCCGGACAACCTAATTGCGGCAGACGCACTGATGATGAGCATAAAAGGCGATAACGATCAAGCGCTGGGGGTAACTCCTACCCATCTAATCTGCGGCCCCAAAAATAAAAAACAAGCTATACAGGCAGTTAAAAAAGAGTATTTAGCCGGAGGGGAGAGTAATCCGACGTACCAAAGCTATGAGCTTTTGGTGTTGCCTGAAATAACAGATACCAGCTGGTATCTGATGGATCTTGGAAAACCTGTCAAACCTTTCGTACTGCAAGTGGCTAAAGACGGAGTATTTGAGTCGAGCAACGACTATAAATTTATGAAAGATAAGGCGCTGTTTGGCTGCAAAAGCTTTATGAACGCCGGATACGCGTTGTGGCAGCTTGCATACAAGAGCAGCGGCGTTTGATAGATGCCGCTCTCAAGCCGAACAACGACTAAAAAATAAGGAGGAATCATATTCATGGCGCACTATTGCATAGACGATTTTAGAGAGGTTAGCGATGGAGATGATAGAGAAGCTACTGCAAAGAGCGAGGCAGAGCCTATACAACCAGGAGGAGATCAGCCGGCAGCTTTGCCAAACGGCGATGAACGAAGCCAGGCAGATAACGAGCAACAAGGAGATACCGGAGGCGATGCTGCTAGATCTAGCGATGTTTCGCCTGAAACTACACCTGAAGACGGCGGAGATAGCGGATTGGGAGGTAGCTCTGGCGAAGGAGGCGATCAGGCTGGCGCAAAGCCTAAAAAGTGAGGACGGTAAGCTAGGCGTTTGTGCGCACGGGCAAAGAACGTCCGAGTTTGACGACCCGGGCGAAAAGATATGGCTTAAATTTGGAGAATAAGAGATGAGGCTAAGAGAAGCGATAGAAAAAATCAAAGAGATATTTCCTAAAGCTATTTGCATAAACGGCATAGAAACCATTAAGCAAAACGGTCTTTACCTGGTATTTGACGGTTGCGAGGCCATGTCGCCCGCGATAGACTTAGCCAAATTTGCTCTCGTGCTGGCGGCAAATTCGCTCGATAGCGATAATTTTGCGGCGCTAAGAGAGCTTGAGCAAATCAGAACCGAGCTTTTTCGCTTCGGCGCTAAATACGGCAAAAACTACTATAAACAAACAAAAGCCGCAAAATTTGAAGGTAGCACCTTGTATCTATATGCGGTAATTTTTGAGATAGAAATCAACGTCGTAGAAATAGATTAAATTAAAAAAGGAGAACAAAAATGGCAAATGAAAAAATAGCAAGACTAGCCACTGCAACAGTGAGCTTCGTCCCGCAAGGAAAAACAGAGGCGACCGTGCTTGGGTATCAACAAAGTGTGAGCCTAAACCGCACAGTTGAGAAAAAAGAGCTGCTTTCAAACGATGAGAGTTTGGGCGAAAGTGTCATGGAGCTTGAAACAAAGGCTGAATACACGTTCAGCACTGAGATCGGCGACATCAGCATACCAAATTTGGCACTTTGCTTTAAGGGTCTAGTCGAAAGTGAGACGTATGCGGCAGGCGGTAAATTTTTCACTGGCAAGACCATAAAAGCAGATACCGAGCAAATCAAGATCGGTGACCCGGTGCTCAAAGATACAAAAATATACATCGCCACCGAAAACATGGCAGCAGGTAGCTTTACAGTGGATAAATGCGCTCCGCGCAACTACCCTGTAAAATTTAAAAAGATCGTGCCGCAAAAACTATCAAATTCTTTGGGAAAGATCATTGTCGATGGTAAAAACCTTGCAATCGGCAAAGCTCAAATTTTAACAATCCCGCTTGTTAATCTTAGCTTCGAGGGCGATCTGACGGTTAGCGGCTCAGACTTTGCAAAACTATCACTCAAAGGCAAAATATTGCGTGCTGCGGGCGAAGAGCTATTTACATTTATGGACGAAGAATAAGGAGACAATAATGAAGACTAAATTTCCATTTGAAATCAACATCGATGAGGCTAAATTTAAGCTTGAATATAGAGAGCTAAAAAAGAGCGAAGCTCGCGCTCTAAATGATGAGCTTGGCGGGCTAAAAGACACAGTGGAGACTATCAAAAACCTAGAACGCGAGATAGCACTTCTCGAAGAAGCCAAAGAGATCAAAAAAGAGGTCGCTTCATGCCTAGAAGGCAAGGCGAAAGCAAATGCACTCCAAGATGTGCTTGGTATCATCGATGAAATTTCGACCAAACAAAAAGAGATCAAGGAAGCAGATAAATTCAAGATCGATGTCGATGAGACTGCAAAGAAGAGATTTGATCTCACGCTAAGCGGTGAAGATGTGGAGGCTTTCAAGGCTGAGATCGAAGAAAAAGGTCTCAGCTACATCGATGTGATGCGTGCCATAGATACCGTGATCGAAAAGGAACGCTCAAAAAAGTAGAGCGCATCCTTGCTTGCGTGCAATCTCAAATGAGCCCAGATGAATTTGGGCTTGATTTTTATGAGACGCTCATATTGCGGGGACTAGGTATCGCTCTAGTCGTGAGGCAGGGGCTAAACGGGGCAGTCTTTGAGTGCGATAGCCTCGTGCTACAAACCTTTTGCAAACGCTTCAAGATAGATTTTTTATGGATGTTTGAAGTTTCAAAAAGATATGTGGCGATCATGAGCAAGCAAGATTAAATTTTAATGGCAGATTAGGTAACAGGAAAAATGGCAGATAACGACGTAAAGATAACCATCACCATAAACGGCGAAACGACAGAGCTAAAAGCCGCCAAAGCTGACGTTGAAGATCTAGCCAAAAATGTCAAAAAAGCAGATACCGCTACTGCTGGACTAAAAGACTCATTTGCCGCGCTCGCCTTAAAAATAGGCGGGGTTGCGGCTCTCACGGCTGCATTCAAAGATCTCGTAAGCACCGGCTTTGAAGCAAACAAAAGCTTTGAAAATCTCCAAATTCAGCTAACTGGTCTCATTGCCGCCAACTCCTCAAACGTAAGTTCTATGGGGCGCGTTTTAGACGCTCATGAAAAATGGAATTTAGGTATGGCTGAAAGTGAAAAAATTCTAAATCAGCTAAACGAAACCAACGCAAAAACAAAATTTACGCTTGAAGAGATCACCGGGGCGTTTAACATGTTTTATGCTACATCTGCCGGGCAAGGTAGCCGTGAAAAAGCGGTGCAAGCGATGGATAGTATCGCACTTGCCGCGCAAGCTGTGGGCAAAAACATCAACGATCTAACCCCTATGATGGATAGTCTAGCTACTGGCACTGTCATAGCCGCTTCCGAAATGGGCTCATTCATGAAAATAGTTGGGCTTACCAACGAAGAACTCAAAAAAGCAAATGAAAACGGGCAGGTGTATGACTATCTCATTGAAAAGCTGGCTAAATTTAAAGAGCTTAGCGGCGAAGCAGGAAATAGCTA
Above is a window of Campylobacter showae CSUNSWCD DNA encoding:
- a CDS encoding phage minor head protein, which encodes MKFDFYAEPAKVVEYLRQKRPEVHFDYDEIMHGAHHRAFTVAKITKLDLLSDVQESLAYAAENGLGFEEWKKSLLPTLAKKGWLGNVDAKDPKTGEIKQIYVGSRRLKNIYNTNMRVAYAVGAYEEAMNSDAEFLRYTAVLDSKTRASHRALHGVVLPKDHPFWDTHYPPNAWNCRCKARAYTKQELKSRGWSVTENIPSVEPHPDWAYNVGKTDNLDAVFADKVEKLKDKAVSEDFYENAKAFLGELEHKRNLYVWQSGLDEAVEQIIVKGDPKTPINMVQVGLLSEAIANAASKILGLDVNSGGIILTKKHLSHASPKRKEAYAHAFRVEEIKQIVSVLNDEAKAYADLREKHKNIIFVFDDDKDETKINLIPIEISKIIHKFKQSNYVITLDKTLKSEFEKELREGTIIKIK
- a CDS encoding phage virion morphogenesis protein; amino-acid sequence: MPVELKGLEEIQRKLKTLESSLDEAGMRRKLNTIGGMIKNSIMESFENETSPFGQRWKPLSSVTAFANFGGGGIKNVKRGRQNAYYKNEKKQKKSFLSVFGAGGSRRILVLSGALAGHWVVRASAKSVTVSNNSSSGGFAYGLTHQFGTARAGRHRNVHIPARPFLPVDGSGNLEPRLAKDINDYLKEEIIKEFQR
- a CDS encoding phage protease codes for the protein MDGVRSKNLLSLNYKENELVKVSPVGEITGLDGRVFMIDGAALLKRISSNGLHIPLDENHSFGGALGWFDKDSFELRDDGIYAKLELNKNGAALVGDKVYRYLSSVYDTDGRYVTGLDSVGLVNRPNILNNTINSKGENMNELEELKAKFEALQKELETSKAANETLKAELAEAKKPAEQPKQEESKAGSEEANNVSKQIAELGAKIAKMEENFKGIFGKSELEKNAKANALTDEQSKIARMLGLSDEEYKGGMN
- a CDS encoding DUF1804 family protein, producing MKNIDMKDMYIKGYSISDIAKTHGVTRQTIYKKKAKDKAAGVDWDALALAKSRDVATIRKSEEEFILTLIDSFDRAFEEVKELEPEKRLKILKEYSGAYYRLKAPLKTDVKAQILSAVQNAIGEIADLAEKSKNDHVTDFLAQNADAILQRTLKV
- a CDS encoding phage portal protein family protein, which encodes MKKTDAIKYMLGSLRPRGDYSKTDIQNYSELSSGKIRAALLTKNQQEMFSVFSLIEDKDSSVGAECEKRISSITNKFFTHSLGEDENENIEELIKASVEARVFGFSLIELYLKDDASLGVSKVDREFIRFEENKPHLNVKGKDVVAKPPFYISITAKPVLLKVLWIVYAKHYVLSQYLKFTEFLGVPPLIGNSASGDEKVISLMAEAFKNLRSGSYGVFGPNDTVKVLEGRGSQADFMEFVRYCDGEIAKVINGSVLSSNISSTGSFAMSKVHDYNRKEILAGDVKFAAREVQNFYKTFGKKADLNIQIEKDSDLLQRAQVLSILHPMGYQMSPKDMAKEFDLPEPVNNSNFKLEKNAKEKRLFLDEIDKAAFSANTKDEEAQIEKAILDIVKNADSFEEVYENMLQAFPGADIDAIEDTLEKIIANAHIKGML
- a CDS encoding Mu-like prophage major head subunit gpT family protein, which produces MAHFEETAIGFKATFQKTFNNTKSDADVLSMRIESTDLSEKYVWLGNFPMMKEWVGDRDVKKFKDYGYALENVPYEATVEVPVNHLEYDKVGVYKPAIEQMAFNAKKFGAALTAKILLNGEDTTKGKCYDGKPFFSNAHAMGTNTYANVGTGALTPDNLIAADALMMSIKGDNDQALGVTPTHLICGPKNKKQAIQAVKKEYLAGGESNPTYQSYELLVLPEITDTSWYLMDLGKPVKPFVLQVAKDGVFESSNDYKFMKDKALFGCKSFMNAGYALWQLAYKSSGV
- the terL gene encoding phage terminase large subunit → MNDVETLRAKLKGLKRISDPLQEERVRRAKSGFLQMVEIYFSHHVRFPETSFFRKEFYKNADKLTRKNRNLLFKAYRGAAKTTLISRLYTIYKTAVKQEKRNAIIISATITLSKKTLEFIRNEFEENELFIKDFGIAKGDKWTEEEIVFYSGNTPFKISVFGSGKKIRGENWRGFRPDLIIGDDLENDENVETKAQRDKLYNWFEKAIMKLPARGDETHNIIIVGTTLHYDSLLFRIEARRDFKTLSYPLVREFPSNIDADKPDLSEFILDDSSLSKTKYWNEFISSKAAFMSEYQNTPLSREETSFSGYETFDIMPVCDAYYMGIDPALGKSKGDYFSVATLGYLAGKFYASVKMLKLKPELMIDKIIQAALGILALNRPLKIAIETIQFQEFFKDMLDKKARELGIYLPIVELKNSVAKELRIDSLTPPINNAQILIDKNSLIFIDELDTYPKSAHDDGLDSLEMAWRIAKVPNFDYEKVNAILQKQKDKEKFLKDLLDR